From Oryzias melastigma strain HK-1 linkage group LG15, ASM292280v2, whole genome shotgun sequence, one genomic window encodes:
- the LOC112161545 gene encoding canalicular multispecific organic anion transporter 1 isoform X2, giving the protein MVVTGYKRPLVQEDMWELNEKDSTSYLSSRFQHHMDSDLAAARVRYQNKLKKKPLKNKGRAQAEASENGISNGLGKGVSQDALMMEDKGKSTEKKKKKKEKKEEEDYPNSWLLSTMYKTFKWLLIESAFFKLLQDLLAFVSPQLLKLMISFTQDPDSYVWEGYVYAVLLLLVAILQSLFLQQYFQRCFVLGMKVRTALMDAVYKKALVVSNDTRKESTVGETVNLMSADAQRFNDVTNFIHLLWSCPLQIIVSIVFLWLELGPSVLAGLLVMVLMVPINGLLATQARKFQVENMKFKDKRMKIMNELLNGVKILKLFAWEPSFQAQVESIRGEELKVMKKFAYLSSVSIFIFSCAPALVSLASFSVYVLVSPDNVLTAEKAFTSISLFNILRFPLAMLPMLIASIVQTGVSKKRLEKFLGGEDLESDLVRHDPSFDSAVSVRNGSFSWERDAEPLLKDVSLEIKPGRLVAVVGAVGSGKSSLMSALLGEMHSKEGFINIKGSLAFVPQQAWIQNATVRDNILFGSSHEEKRFQEVIQACALGPDLKLLAAGELTEIGEKGINLSGGQKQRVSLARAAYSQADIYLLDDPLSAVDSHVGKHLFDKVIGPNGLLKNKTRILVTHGVSFLPYVDEVVVLVDGKISEIGSYSSLRASKGAFSEFLDTYAKEQNDQSNSNKDGCQDTEDLDIIPEREDTQPDSPLEDTVSFTLKRENSIRRSQRGSSVRVRKNSTLKKSEDADETKAGQRLIEKEAMETGQVKFSVYLQYLRALGWGYTAMVFLIYFIQNIAFIGQNLWLSDWTNDAVDYFNQTYPNWKRDTRVGVFGALGVAQGFLVFLGTLLLANASVNASRILHSRLLNNMLRVPMIFFDTTPVGRVVNRFAKDIFTIDEAIPQSFRSWLLCLLGVLGTLFVICLATPFFTIIILPLAVIYFFVQRFYVATSRQLRRLDSVSRSPIYSHFGETVSGLSVIRAYKHQDRFLKHNEVTIDENLKSVYPWIVSNRWLAIRLEFLGNLVVFFSALFAVISKGSIDSGLVGLAISYALNVTQTLNWLVRMSSELETNIVAVERVSEYTEIENEAKWITDNRPPENWPDEGKLQFIDYKVRYRPGLDLVLHGITCNIASSEKIGIVGRTGAGKSSLTNCLFRIIEAADGRILIDDVDISTIGLHDLRNRLTIIPQDPVLFSGTLRMNLDPFDKFSDEELWKALELSHLKDYVAGLQEGLQHEVAEGGENLSVGQRQLLCLARALLRKSRILILDEATAAVDLETDDLIQNTIRKEFAHCTVLTIAHRLHSIMDSSRVMVLDAGKIVEFDSPSNLLENRGYFYSMAKDAGIAQEEFSAL; this is encoded by the exons ATGGTTGTGACAGGCTATAAGCGACCTCTGGTTCAAGAGGACATGTGGGAGCTAAATGAGAAAGATAGCACCTCTTACCTCAGCAGTCGTTTTCAGCATCACATGGATTCGGATTTAGCTGCGGCACGAGTCCGGTATCAAAACAAGTTGAAGAAAAAGCCCTTGAAAAACAAAGGGAGGGCTCAAGCAGAAGCCTCTGAAAATGGTATTTCCAACGGTCTGGGGAAAGGTGTGAGTCAGGATGCTCTGATGATG GAGGACAAAGGAAAGagcacagaaaagaaaaagaagaaaaaggaaaagaaagaagaagaagactatCCCAATTCATGGCTGCTTTCAACTATGTATAAAACCTTCAAATGGCTTCTGATAGAATCTGCATTCTTCAAACTTCTGCAAGACCTGCTGGCTTTTGTCAGCCCTCAACTCCTTAa ATTGATGATCTCCTTCACACAGGACCCGGACAGTTATGTCTGGGAAGGTTATGTGTATGCGGTGCTGCTGTTGCTGGTGGCCATCCTGCAGTCTCTGTTCCTGCAGCAGTATTTTCAGCGCTGCTTTGTGCTGGGGATGAAGGTTCGCACTGCTTTGATGGATGCTGTctacaaaaag GCACTGGTGGTGTCTAATGACACTCGTAAGGAGTCAACAGTTGGTGAAACGGTGAACCTCATGTCGGCCGATGCCCAGCGGTTCAACGACGTGACGAACTTCATCCACCTGCTGTGGTCCTGCCCTCTGCAGATCATTGTGTCCATTGTTTTCCTGTGGCTGGAGCTGGGACCTTCAGTGTTGGCAGGGCTGCTAGTTATGGTGCTAATGGTCCCCATCAACGGGCTGCTTGCTACACAGGCCAGGAAATTCCAG GTGGAAAACATGAAATTCAAAGACAAAAGAATGAAAATCATGAATGAATTGCTCAATGGGGTCAAG ATTCTGAAGCTGTTTGCATGGGAGCCCTCCTTCCAAGCTCAGGTTGAGTCCATCAGAGGTGAAGAGCTGAAGGTCATGAAGAAGTTTGCGTATTTGTCCTCAGTTTCTATTTTCATCTTCAGTTGTGCTCCTGCTCTG GTTTCTTTGGCTTCTTTTTCAGTATATGTTCTCGTAAGCCCAGACAATGTTTTAACGGCTGAGAAAGCGTTCACTTCCATCTCGCTCTTTAATATTCTTCGGTTTCCTCTGGCCATGCTGCCCATGCTAATTGCTTCCATTGTTCAA ACAGGAGTGTCTAAAAAGAGACTGGAGAAGTTTCTTGGAGGTGAAGATCTTGAATCTGACCTTGTGCGACACGACCCCAGCTTTG ACTCGGCTGTCAGCGTGCGAAACGGTTCCTTCTCTTGGGAAAGAGACGCTGAGCCTCTCCTGAAAGA TGTCTCTCTAGAGATTAAACCTGGCCGTCTCGTAGCAGTAGTGGGAGCAGTCGGCTCAGGGAAGTCTTCTCTTATGTCTGCCCTGCTGGGGGAAATGCACAGCAAAGAAGGCTTCATCAACATTAAG GGTTCCCTTGCATTTGTGCCACAACAAGCCTGGATTCAAAATGCCACTGTAAGGGATAACATCTTGTTTGGCTCTTCTCATGAAGAAAAGAGATTCCAGGAGGTGATACAGGCCTGTGCCCTTGGACCTGATTTAAAGCTGCTGGCTGCAGGAGAACTCACTGAGATCGGGGAGAAA GGCATCAACCTTTCAGGAGGCCAGAAACAGCGAGTGAGCTTAGCCAGAGCAGCTTACAGTCAggctgatatttatttattagatgACCCTTTGTCCGCTGTGGACTCACATGTGGGAAAACATCTGTTTGATAAAGTTATTGGACCAAATGGACTTCTCAAAAACAAG ACTCGTATTCTGGTGACTCACGGAGTAAGCTTCTTGCCTTATGTGGATgaagttgttgttttggtggATGGAAAGATCTCTGAGATTGGATCCTACAGCAGCCTTCGAGCCAGCAAAGGAgctttttcagagtttttgGACACGTATGCCAAAGAGCAGAACGATCAGAGCAACTCCAACAAAG ATGGTTGCCAGGATACTGAAGACTTAGACATCATCCCTGAGAGGGAGGACACTCAGCCAGACTCTCCTCTGGAAGACACAGTTTCTTTCACACTGAAGAGAGAGAACAGCATCCGTCGCAGCCAGCGCGGCAGCAG TGTCAGAGTAAGAAAAAacagtacattaaaaaaatcagaagatgCTGATGAAACAAAGGCGGGACAGAGACTAATCGAGAAGGAAGCAATGGAAACGGGACAG GTGAAGTTCTCTGTGTACCTCCAGTACTTGCGCGCCCTGGGCTGGGGCTATACCGCTATGGTTTTCCTCATTTACTTCATTCAGAACATCGCTTTCATTGGTCAGAACTTGTGGCTTAGTGACTGGACCAATGATGCAGTGGATTACTTTAATCAGACATATCCCAACTGGAAGAGGGACACCAGAGTTGGCGTGTTTGGAGCTCTTGGAGTCGCTCAGG gttttcttgtgtttcttgGCACACTCCTCCTCGCTAATGCTTCCGTTAATGCGTCTCGCATCCTTCATTCACGGCTGCTAAATAACATGCTGCGAGTTCCTATGATTTTCTTTGACACCACGCCTGTTGGAAGGGTGGTCAACCGCTTTGCAAAG GACATTTTCACAATAGACGAAGCCATTCCTCAGTCCTTCCGCTCTTGGCTCTTGTGTCTGCTGGGTGTTCTGGGGACCCTGTTTGTCATCTGCCTGGCCACTCCTTTCTTCACCATCATCATTCTTCCGCTAGCTGTGATCTACTTCTTTGTACAG CGCTTCTACGTGGCCACTTCAAGGCAGCTGCGCCGCCTGGACTCGGTGTCCCGCTCCCCCATATACTCTCACTTTGGGGAGACCGTGTCGGGACTGTCAGTGATCAGAGCTTACAAGCATCAAGACAGATTTCTCAAACACAATGAGGTGACCATTGATGAAAACCTCAAAAGTGTTTACCCATGGATTGTCTCCAACAG ATGGCTCGCCATCCGCTTAGAGTTCCTGGGAAATCTGGTGGTGTTTTTCTCTGCTCTCTTTGCTGTTATTTCCAAGGGTTCTATTGACAGTGGCCTGGTTGGTTTGGCCATATCATACGCCCTTAAT GTGACCCAGACCCTCAACTGGCTGGTGAGGATGAGCTCAGAGCTGGAGACCAATATTGTAGCTGTGGAGAGAGTCAGCGAATACACAGAAATCGAAAATGAG GCTAAATGGATAACTGACAATCGGCCTCCAGAGAACTGGCCAGATGAAGGAAAGCTGCAGTTTATAGACTATAAGGTCCGGTACAGACCTGGATTAGACCTGGTCCTGCATGGAATCACTTGTAACATAGCCAGCTCTGAGAAG ATTGGTATCGTGGGGCGCACAGGAGCTGGTAAATCAAGTCTGACCAACTGCTTGTTTCGAATTATCGAAGCAGCAGATGGAAGAATCCTCATCGATGATGTAGATATCTCCACAATTGGACTGCATGACCTCAGAAACAGGCTCACAATCATCCCACAG GATCCAGTTTTATTCTCTGGAACGCTGAGAATGAACTTGGATCCGTTTGACAAATTCAGCGATGAGGAGCTTTGGAAGGCGCTGGAACTCTCCCATCTGAAGGACTATGTCGCAGGACTGCAGGAAGGATTACAGCATGAAGTTGCTGAAGGAGGAGAGAACCTGAG TGTCGGGCAGAGGCAGCTGCTGTGTCTGGCTCGAGCGCTGCTCAGAAAGTCTCGCATTTTAATCCTGGACGAGGCCACTGCAGCTGTTGACCTCGAGACCGACGACCTGATACAGAACACCATCCGCAAAGAGTTTGCACACTGCACTGTCCTCACCATCGCTCATCGGCTGCACAGCATCATGGACAGCTCCAG AGTGATGGTCCTTGATGCTGGTAAAATTGTTGAATTTGACTCACCAAGCAACCTTCTTGAGAATCGGGGCTATTTCTACTCCATGGCAAAGGATGCTGGGATAGCACAGGAAGAATTCTCAGCTCTGTAA